One Methylobacterium sp. 77 DNA window includes the following coding sequences:
- the murJ gene encoding murein biosynthesis integral membrane protein MurJ, translating into MIRSILSVGGWTLVSRVTGFARDVVMAAVLGAGPVADAFVVAFRLPNHFRAIFGEGAFNTAFVPAYAGLSETGEDGAAKRFATRIFTLMLFTQIVLLALALPAMPWVVRALAPGFSDDPERFTLAVSLTRITFPYLLFMTLVTLLSGILNAHRRFAVAAGAPVLLNLSMLAALALAGFFPNAAYAAAWGVSVSGVLQFGLVWLACRRVDIAPGLGAPSLRDPAMVRFFKVLGPAVIGSAGFQIASFADTIIASFLPTGAVSALYYADRLYQLPFGVIAIAAGTVLLPEMSRRIAKGDVAGAHTAQNRAAGFSLALSAPFTIAFLTLPGLMMTALFQRGAFNAEDAARAASVLAAYGLALPAVVLVRSAVASFYARQDTMTPLIASLASIALNVALKIVLTGPYGVTGLALATAIGQWLNLVLLVGLAWRRGWTAPSRGLGITVIGVIVACAALAATAIYGLPVVENLVPAMPHLRGIAVLGLLGLAGALVYAILLLGTLRAFGLRLRRA; encoded by the coding sequence ATGATCCGTAGCATCCTCTCCGTCGGCGGCTGGACGCTGGTCTCCCGCGTTACCGGCTTTGCCCGCGACGTCGTGATGGCCGCCGTGCTGGGGGCGGGTCCAGTGGCGGATGCCTTCGTCGTCGCCTTCCGGCTTCCCAACCATTTCCGTGCGATCTTCGGCGAGGGCGCCTTCAACACCGCCTTCGTGCCGGCCTATGCCGGATTGTCCGAGACCGGCGAAGACGGCGCTGCCAAGCGTTTCGCCACCCGCATCTTCACGCTGATGCTGTTCACGCAGATTGTGCTGCTGGCGCTCGCCTTGCCGGCAATGCCATGGGTGGTCCGTGCCCTGGCGCCCGGTTTCTCGGACGATCCCGAGCGCTTCACTCTCGCCGTGTCGCTCACCCGGATCACATTCCCCTACCTCCTGTTCATGACCCTGGTGACGCTGCTGTCGGGCATCCTCAACGCTCATCGGCGCTTTGCCGTGGCGGCCGGCGCGCCGGTTCTCCTCAACCTCTCGATGCTGGCAGCCTTGGCACTGGCGGGGTTCTTCCCGAATGCCGCCTACGCTGCCGCCTGGGGCGTGTCGGTCTCAGGCGTGCTGCAATTCGGCCTCGTCTGGCTTGCCTGTCGACGCGTCGACATCGCGCCGGGCCTCGGCGCGCCGAGCTTGCGCGATCCGGCAATGGTGCGGTTCTTCAAGGTGCTCGGTCCGGCCGTGATCGGCTCGGCCGGGTTCCAGATCGCCTCTTTCGCCGACACGATCATCGCGAGCTTCCTGCCCACCGGAGCGGTCTCAGCGCTCTATTACGCGGACCGGCTGTACCAATTGCCCTTCGGCGTCATCGCCATCGCCGCAGGTACGGTGCTTCTCCCCGAGATGAGCCGGCGGATCGCCAAGGGAGACGTCGCCGGCGCACATACGGCGCAGAACCGGGCGGCAGGCTTCTCGCTCGCCCTTTCGGCCCCCTTCACGATTGCCTTCCTGACCCTCCCCGGCCTGATGATGACGGCTCTGTTCCAGCGCGGCGCCTTCAATGCCGAGGATGCCGCACGGGCGGCGTCCGTGCTCGCGGCCTATGGGCTCGCGCTGCCCGCCGTGGTGCTGGTTCGTAGCGCCGTTGCGAGCTTCTACGCGCGCCAGGACACGATGACGCCGCTCATCGCCTCGCTCGCCTCCATCGCCCTGAACGTCGCACTGAAGATCGTGCTGACCGGTCCTTATGGCGTGACCGGCCTGGCGCTCGCCACCGCCATCGGACAATGGCTGAACCTGGTGCTCCTCGTCGGGCTCGCATGGCGCCGGGGTTGGACGGCACCGAGCCGGGGCCTCGGGATCACCGTGATCGGTGTGATCGTCGCCTGCGCGGCACTCGCCGCCACGGCGATTTACGGCCTGCCGGTCGTCGAGAATTTGGTTCCAGCGATGCCGCATCTTCGCGGGATCGCGGTGCTGGGTCTGCTCGGCCTCGCGGGAGCCCTGGTCTATGCCATCCTGCTGCTCGGAACTCTGCGAGCCTTCGGCCTGCGCCTCCGCCGGGCCTGA
- the trmB gene encoding tRNA (guanosine(46)-N7)-methyltransferase TrmB, which yields MENGRDELSPDRGEVAIEGADRAFYGRRKGKRLRPGQEHRLADLLPHLRVALPEQGERLDPPALFPNAVEEVWLEIGFGGGEHLAAQATRNPQVGIIGAEPFVNGVVKLLRAVDDGDLSNVRIWDEDATKLLAAIPDASLARVYLLYPDPWPKRRQRKRRFVSDETLLEIARVLKPGGVFRFASDIDDYAGWTLVRAARCEALAWTAEAATDWTHPFAEWPGTRYEAKAIAAGRGPTYLEFRRAD from the coding sequence GTGGAGAACGGGCGGGATGAACTCTCGCCCGATCGGGGTGAGGTTGCGATCGAGGGCGCTGACCGCGCCTTCTACGGCCGGCGCAAAGGCAAGCGTTTGCGGCCCGGGCAGGAGCATCGGCTGGCCGATCTCCTGCCGCATTTGCGCGTCGCGCTGCCGGAACAGGGCGAGCGGCTCGATCCGCCCGCGCTGTTTCCGAATGCGGTGGAGGAAGTCTGGCTCGAGATCGGGTTCGGCGGTGGAGAGCATCTCGCGGCGCAGGCCACGCGAAACCCGCAGGTCGGCATCATCGGCGCTGAGCCTTTCGTCAACGGGGTCGTCAAGCTGTTGCGGGCCGTGGACGACGGCGACCTCAGCAACGTGCGGATCTGGGACGAGGATGCGACGAAGCTTCTCGCCGCGATTCCCGATGCGAGCCTTGCCCGTGTCTACCTTCTCTATCCCGATCCCTGGCCGAAACGCCGCCAGCGCAAGCGGCGGTTCGTTTCGGACGAGACGCTGCTCGAGATCGCGCGGGTCCTGAAGCCCGGCGGCGTGTTTCGGTTTGCCAGCGACATCGACGATTATGCCGGCTGGACCTTGGTGCGGGCTGCCCGTTGCGAGGCCCTCGCCTGGACCGCCGAAGCGGCGACCGACTGGACGCATCCCTTCGCGGAATGGCCGGGCACGCGCTACGAAGCCAAGGCGATCGCCGCGGGCCGAGGGCCGACCTACCTGGAGTTTCGCCGGGCCGACTGA
- the argH gene encoding argininosuccinate lyase, with translation MSNRMWGGRFASGPAEIMEEINASIGFDKRLAPQDIRGSLAHVAMLGKAGILPSADVAAIEDGLKAVREEIEAGGFVFKRELEDIHMSVESRLTEIVGPAAGRLHTARSRNDQVATDMKLWVRDTLDSLDEQAAGLQSALAEKALAHAGTVMPGFTHLQSAQPVTFGHHCLAYVEMLARDRGRFRDARARLNECPLGAAALAGTSFPIDRHATAAALGFDRPTANSLDSVADRDFALESLSAASICAVHLSRFAEELVVWTSAQFNFVKLSDGYTTGSSIMPQKRNPDAAELVRAKSGRVIGALTGLLIVMKGLPLAYSKDMQEDKEGTFDALQALSLCLAAMTGMVRDLEPNAELLARAAGSGYATATDLADWLVRELGLPFREAHHVTGRLVGAASAKGIGLEELSLSEMQESEPRITDAVYAVLGVENSVSSRTSYGGTAPDNVKAQAKRWLNLLGTSPVTS, from the coding sequence ATGAGCAACCGGATGTGGGGCGGGCGCTTCGCGAGCGGCCCCGCCGAGATCATGGAGGAGATCAACGCCTCCATCGGATTCGACAAGCGCCTCGCACCCCAGGACATCCGCGGCTCACTGGCGCATGTGGCGATGCTGGGCAAGGCAGGCATCCTGCCGTCCGCCGATGTGGCCGCGATCGAGGACGGTCTCAAGGCCGTGCGCGAAGAAATCGAAGCCGGGGGCTTCGTATTCAAGCGCGAGCTCGAGGACATCCACATGTCCGTCGAGAGCCGGCTCACCGAAATCGTCGGCCCTGCCGCCGGGCGCTTGCATACCGCCCGGTCACGCAACGACCAGGTTGCTACCGACATGAAGCTGTGGGTGCGCGACACCCTCGACAGCCTCGACGAGCAGGCCGCCGGGCTTCAGAGCGCGCTCGCCGAGAAGGCCCTGGCCCATGCCGGCACGGTGATGCCGGGCTTCACCCACCTGCAATCGGCCCAGCCCGTCACATTCGGTCACCATTGCCTCGCCTATGTCGAGATGCTGGCCCGCGACCGTGGCCGCTTTCGCGATGCCCGTGCGCGGCTCAACGAATGCCCGCTCGGTGCGGCCGCCCTTGCCGGCACCTCCTTCCCCATCGACCGTCACGCCACGGCCGCCGCCCTCGGCTTCGACCGGCCGACCGCGAACTCTCTCGACTCGGTGGCCGACCGCGACTTCGCCCTGGAATCCCTCTCCGCCGCCTCGATCTGCGCCGTCCACCTCTCGCGCTTCGCCGAGGAACTGGTGGTGTGGACCTCGGCCCAGTTCAACTTCGTCAAGCTGTCCGACGGCTACACCACCGGCTCGTCGATCATGCCGCAGAAGCGCAACCCGGACGCGGCCGAACTCGTGCGCGCCAAATCCGGCCGCGTCATCGGCGCGCTCACCGGCCTGCTGATCGTCATGAAAGGCCTTCCGCTCGCTTATTCGAAGGACATGCAGGAGGACAAGGAGGGCACGTTCGACGCGCTCCAGGCGCTCTCCCTCTGCCTCGCGGCGATGACCGGCATGGTCCGCGACCTGGAGCCCAACGCCGAATTGCTCGCCCGCGCCGCCGGCTCGGGCTATGCCACGGCGACGGACCTCGCCGATTGGCTGGTGCGCGAACTCGGTCTGCCCTTCCGCGAAGCGCATCACGTCACCGGCCGTCTCGTCGGCGCCGCCTCCGCCAAGGGTATCGGGTTGGAGGAATTGTCGTTGTCCGAGATGCAGGAGTCGGAGCCGCGGATCACAGATGCGGTCTATGCAGTGCTCGGGGTGGAGAATTCGGTCTCCAGCCGCACCAGCTATGGCGGAACTGCCCCTGACAATGTGAAGGCGCAGGCCAAGCGCTGGCTGAACCTGCTCGGTACCTCACCCGTAACCTCGTGA
- a CDS encoding HWE histidine kinase domain-containing protein gives MGNSRPSTDHYRRGFDEAGIGLLILDMDTGRILDANPFLSALLGHSPGSLTGQSVTVLGDDPAALSDGIRRWITVNGSPLDVRVRTSAASASDAFRTLVVERVDADDMVRSEENRAALTAAGLGEWRLDLADGFLRLSRRSAHILGFPPGASLTWARVQDLMDGSEADRVKTAIRAAILDDAPFAIEARLRRASDGIEIRISVRGQAIGTAGAGPAIVVGVLQDVTKRVEARDALRESEERLRIATSLAELGIFEWHMLDDQAVWENERMFAIFGRGAEEGALGKREFLSTVVHPDDRAAFRSAISTALREDTTLQASGRIRRAQDGAWRIIEMAGRFESDAPHRLPRRLIGVVADVTERRIAEERQALLIRELHHRVKNTLATVQAIVGSTARTASSIESFYEAFVGRIMSLAHTHSVLTEDTWQTASLRNLLENELKPYGDGTSDGPPVARRITLDGPPVDLASEIAVPIGMAIHELTTNAAKHGALSTQEGRVAIAWSITEDANGKTLHLDWSESDGPPVRPPTRQGFGSRLLQRVLTAQVRADIAASYPPEGFRLTMTAPLPARTEGLNPLA, from the coding sequence ATCGGGAATTCACGCCCCTCGACCGACCACTATCGTCGCGGTTTCGACGAGGCTGGGATCGGTCTCCTCATCCTCGACATGGACACCGGACGCATCCTCGATGCCAACCCCTTCCTCAGCGCTCTCCTCGGGCACTCTCCGGGGAGCCTGACAGGCCAATCCGTGACGGTTCTCGGGGATGATCCCGCCGCGCTTTCCGACGGCATCCGTCGCTGGATCACCGTGAACGGCAGCCCGCTCGACGTCCGCGTCAGGACATCGGCGGCATCGGCATCCGATGCATTCCGCACGCTCGTGGTGGAGCGCGTCGATGCCGACGATATGGTCCGGTCGGAGGAAAACCGCGCCGCTCTCACCGCTGCAGGGCTCGGGGAATGGCGCCTCGATCTCGCGGATGGATTTCTCAGGCTGTCGCGGCGGTCCGCCCATATCCTCGGTTTTCCCCCCGGCGCGTCACTGACCTGGGCGCGAGTCCAGGACCTGATGGACGGCTCCGAGGCGGACAGGGTGAAGACGGCGATCCGCGCCGCGATTCTCGACGATGCTCCCTTCGCCATCGAAGCTCGCCTGCGCCGCGCCAGTGACGGCATCGAGATCAGGATCAGCGTCAGAGGGCAGGCGATCGGTACCGCAGGTGCAGGACCCGCCATCGTGGTCGGCGTGCTGCAGGACGTGACGAAACGGGTGGAAGCGCGCGATGCCCTGCGTGAGAGCGAGGAGCGCCTGCGCATCGCGACATCGCTTGCCGAACTCGGCATCTTCGAATGGCACATGCTCGACGATCAGGCGGTCTGGGAAAACGAACGCATGTTCGCGATCTTCGGCCGTGGTGCCGAGGAAGGCGCGCTCGGCAAGCGCGAGTTCCTCAGCACCGTCGTTCATCCCGACGACCGCGCCGCGTTTCGCTCGGCGATCTCGACGGCCTTGCGTGAGGATACGACGCTTCAGGCCAGCGGCCGCATCCGCCGTGCGCAGGATGGCGCGTGGCGCATCATCGAGATGGCCGGCCGCTTCGAGAGTGACGCGCCCCATCGCCTGCCCCGGCGGCTCATCGGCGTCGTCGCCGATGTGACGGAACGCAGAATCGCCGAGGAGCGACAGGCCCTCCTGATCCGGGAGCTTCACCACCGGGTGAAAAATACACTCGCGACGGTTCAGGCCATCGTCGGCTCCACGGCCCGCACGGCCTCCAGCATCGAGAGCTTCTACGAGGCCTTCGTCGGGCGGATCATGTCGCTCGCCCATACCCATTCGGTGCTCACCGAGGATACCTGGCAGACGGCTTCCCTGCGCAACCTCCTCGAGAACGAGCTCAAGCCCTATGGCGATGGCACGTCTGACGGGCCGCCCGTCGCGAGAAGGATCACCCTCGATGGGCCACCGGTGGACCTCGCCTCCGAGATCGCGGTCCCCATCGGCATGGCGATCCACGAGCTGACGACCAATGCCGCGAAGCATGGCGCCCTCTCGACGCAAGAAGGCCGGGTCGCGATCGCCTGGAGCATCACTGAGGATGCGAACGGGAAAACGCTGCACCTCGACTGGTCGGAATCCGATGGTCCGCCGGTGCGGCCGCCGACCCGCCAGGGTTTCGGCTCACGCCTGCTACAGCGGGTACTCACGGCGCAGGTTCGGGCCGATATCGCGGCGAGCTACCCGCCCGAAGGGTTTCGCCTGACGATGACGGCGCCGCTTCCCGCCCGGACCGAAGGGCTCAACCCGCTGGCCTGA
- a CDS encoding superoxide dismutase, whose product MTFTLPELPYAYDALGPYMSKETLEFHHDKHHKAYVDTGNKLLEGTGLEGKTVEEIVKASYGTNQPLFNNAGQHFNHLHFWNWMKPNGGGAAPAALAAKIDEDLGGFDKFKADFIQAGVGQFGSGWAWLAVKDGKLAILKTPNGENPLVHGATPILGVDVWEHSYYIDYRNRRPDYLKAFIENLVNWEYVEKLYGEASK is encoded by the coding sequence ATGACCTTCACCCTGCCCGAACTGCCCTACGCCTACGACGCGCTCGGCCCCTACATGTCGAAGGAGACCCTCGAGTTCCACCACGACAAGCACCACAAGGCCTATGTCGATACGGGCAACAAGCTGCTCGAAGGCACGGGTCTCGAAGGCAAGACCGTCGAGGAGATCGTCAAGGCGTCCTACGGCACCAATCAGCCGCTGTTCAACAATGCCGGCCAGCATTTCAACCATCTCCACTTCTGGAACTGGATGAAGCCCAACGGCGGCGGCGCCGCACCGGCAGCCTTGGCTGCGAAGATCGACGAAGATCTCGGCGGCTTCGACAAGTTCAAGGCGGACTTCATCCAGGCCGGCGTCGGTCAGTTCGGCTCGGGCTGGGCCTGGCTCGCGGTCAAGGATGGCAAGCTCGCGATCCTGAAGACCCCCAACGGCGAGAACCCGCTGGTTCATGGCGCCACGCCGATCCTCGGTGTCGATGTGTGGGAGCACTCCTACTACATCGACTACCGCAACCGCCGCCCCGACTATCTCAAGGCGTTCATCGAGAACCTGGTGAACTGGGAATACGTCGAGAAGCTCTACGGCGAAGCCTCCAAGTAA
- a CDS encoding YncE family protein: protein MRRIGSFLTALLGLASAAAAEAPPFLLVGLDGKTFFLRDGGRNGANGHDAVAVVDVSDEARPRLAHLLPLDNSVYGPPTNLQITPDGRLGLVASSVVMRQEGEAWYAQADDRLHVIDLLADPPRLVETIRVGRQPSGLAIARTGDFALVANREGRSVTVLSIAGTSVRVMATVDVGDEAAAVAIAPDGRRAYVAKNKAAKVGILAIDGTHATYDPVLDLPVGPGIYGLDVTPDGRLALAANTGAEPSDGHADSISVIRADGKRPVVIDHLGIGDTPETLAISPDGRHAAVAVVRGSSAPAHAPGYTPTGAIALLTLDQSGAVRRTGEAEAGAVTQGIAFSPSGSHVYIGNYVDRTIGVYRIEGDTVRDTGYRLDLPGQPASMRGRAGQ from the coding sequence ATGCGCCGGATCGGTTCCTTTCTGACAGCGCTGCTCGGCCTCGCTTCGGCCGCCGCGGCTGAGGCACCGCCCTTTCTTCTGGTCGGCCTCGACGGAAAGACGTTCTTCCTCCGTGACGGCGGCAGGAACGGCGCAAACGGCCACGATGCTGTCGCCGTCGTCGATGTGAGCGACGAGGCTCGTCCCCGCCTCGCCCACCTCCTGCCCCTGGACAATTCCGTCTACGGGCCGCCCACCAACCTCCAGATCACCCCGGACGGACGGCTCGGCCTGGTGGCAAGCTCGGTGGTGATGCGGCAGGAAGGCGAGGCGTGGTACGCGCAGGCCGACGATCGTCTCCACGTGATCGACCTCCTTGCCGACCCGCCTCGTCTGGTGGAAACGATCCGCGTCGGACGCCAGCCATCGGGTCTTGCGATCGCACGGACGGGCGATTTTGCCCTCGTCGCCAACCGCGAAGGCCGCAGCGTCACGGTTCTCTCCATCGCAGGGACAAGCGTTCGCGTCATGGCCACCGTCGATGTCGGCGACGAAGCGGCGGCGGTCGCGATCGCCCCGGATGGACGCCGTGCCTATGTCGCCAAGAATAAGGCCGCCAAGGTAGGGATACTCGCCATCGATGGTACCCATGCCACCTACGATCCCGTTCTCGACCTTCCTGTCGGCCCCGGCATCTATGGTCTGGATGTCACTCCGGACGGGCGTCTGGCCCTCGCCGCCAATACCGGAGCGGAGCCCAGTGACGGCCACGCCGATTCCATCAGCGTGATCCGGGCCGATGGGAAGCGGCCGGTGGTGATCGACCATCTCGGCATCGGCGACACGCCGGAGACTTTGGCGATCTCGCCCGATGGCCGGCATGCGGCGGTCGCAGTCGTGCGCGGATCGAGCGCCCCGGCCCATGCCCCCGGTTACACCCCGACGGGTGCGATCGCTCTGCTCACCCTCGATCAATCAGGTGCGGTCCGGCGCACGGGAGAGGCCGAGGCGGGGGCTGTGACGCAGGGCATCGCCTTCAGCCCCTCGGGCTCACACGTCTATATCGGCAACTACGTCGACAGGACGATCGGCGTCTACCGGATCGAGGGAGATACCGTTCGCGACACCGGTTACCGGCTCGACCTTCCCGGCCAGCCCGCTTCCATGCGAGGGCGGGCAGGGCAGTGA
- a CDS encoding TlpA disulfide reductase family protein, with the protein MPGAKATLAAAAIGAVLIAGGLAVYGTRPTGGNSEAVAAPCLGAVETITRIAPHARGEVAAMETAKVPRPAPDLVFKGPDGTDQTLAQLQGRLVLVNLWATWCAPCKAEMPALDRLAGTLGGQDFTVAAINVDTRNLDRPPQWLKDNGIANLAYFADPGGRVLPAMQKATGSLGLPTTMLVSAKGCILGVMKGPADWSSEDAKRLIRAALHRD; encoded by the coding sequence ATGCCCGGAGCCAAGGCGACCCTGGCTGCGGCAGCCATCGGCGCCGTCCTGATCGCGGGCGGTCTCGCCGTATACGGGACGCGTCCGACCGGCGGCAACAGCGAGGCGGTCGCCGCGCCGTGCCTCGGTGCGGTCGAGACGATCACGCGCATCGCCCCCCATGCTCGCGGCGAGGTGGCCGCCATGGAAACCGCCAAGGTTCCGCGCCCGGCTCCGGACCTCGTGTTCAAGGGGCCGGACGGCACCGACCAGACGCTCGCCCAGCTCCAGGGCCGCCTCGTGCTGGTGAACCTGTGGGCAACGTGGTGCGCGCCGTGCAAGGCCGAGATGCCGGCTCTCGACCGGCTCGCGGGGACGCTCGGGGGACAGGATTTCACCGTCGCCGCGATCAACGTCGACACGCGCAACCTCGACAGGCCACCGCAATGGCTGAAGGATAACGGCATCGCCAACCTCGCCTATTTTGCCGATCCCGGTGGGCGGGTGCTGCCGGCGATGCAGAAGGCGACGGGGTCGCTCGGCCTGCCCACGACGATGCTGGTGAGTGCCAAGGGCTGCATCCTTGGTGTCATGAAGGGACCGGCCGATTGGAGCAGTGAGGACGCCAAGCGGCTGATACGGGCGGCTCTCCACCGCGACTGA
- the metK gene encoding methionine adenosyltransferase, which translates to MPRSNYLFTSESVSEGHPDKVCDRISDTIVDAYIAAMPEARLGVETLATTNRIVIAGEVRGPDSVTFEHLTELTREAVKDIGYEQSGFHWKNNDIAIHLHAQSADIAQGVDSAGNKDEGAGDQGIMFGYASDETPELMPAPIYYAHKILKDLADARKAKQGDAAKLGPDAKSQVTVRYENGRPVGVTQIVLSTQHIDESLDSADVRAIVEPYILAALPQGWVGEETVWHVNPTGKFVIGGPDGDAGLTGRKIIVDTYGGAAPHGGGAFSGKDPTKVDRSAAYAARYLAKNVVAAGLATRATIQLAYAIGVAKPLSIYVDLHGTGNVDEAKLETVLMDALDLSPRGIRLALGLNKPIYARTSAYGHFGRKPEDDGGFSWERTDLADKLKSALS; encoded by the coding sequence ATGCCGCGTTCCAACTACCTGTTCACCAGCGAGTCGGTCTCCGAAGGCCATCCGGACAAGGTCTGCGACAGGATCTCGGACACCATCGTCGATGCCTACATCGCAGCGATGCCGGAAGCGCGCCTCGGGGTCGAGACGCTGGCTACCACCAACCGGATCGTCATAGCGGGCGAGGTACGCGGACCGGATTCCGTCACGTTCGAGCACCTGACCGAACTCACCCGCGAAGCGGTGAAGGATATCGGCTACGAGCAGTCGGGCTTCCACTGGAAGAACAACGACATCGCCATCCATCTCCATGCCCAGTCGGCCGACATCGCTCAGGGCGTCGATTCGGCGGGCAACAAGGACGAGGGTGCCGGCGACCAGGGCATCATGTTCGGTTACGCCTCGGACGAGACGCCCGAGTTGATGCCGGCGCCGATCTACTACGCCCACAAGATCCTCAAGGACCTCGCGGATGCCCGCAAGGCGAAGCAGGGTGACGCGGCCAAACTCGGCCCCGACGCCAAGAGCCAGGTCACGGTGCGCTACGAGAACGGCCGGCCGGTCGGCGTGACGCAGATCGTGCTCTCCACCCAGCACATCGACGAATCCCTCGACTCGGCGGACGTGCGCGCCATCGTCGAGCCCTACATCCTGGCGGCCCTGCCCCAAGGCTGGGTCGGCGAGGAGACGGTCTGGCACGTCAATCCCACTGGCAAGTTCGTCATCGGCGGGCCGGACGGGGATGCCGGCCTGACCGGACGCAAGATCATCGTCGACACCTATGGTGGGGCGGCCCCGCATGGCGGTGGCGCGTTCTCGGGCAAGGATCCGACCAAGGTCGACCGCTCTGCCGCCTACGCTGCCCGCTACCTCGCCAAGAACGTCGTAGCCGCCGGCCTCGCGACTCGGGCGACGATCCAGCTCGCCTACGCCATCGGCGTCGCCAAGCCGCTCTCGATCTATGTCGACCTGCATGGCACCGGGAACGTGGACGAGGCCAAGCTCGAAACCGTGCTGATGGATGCCCTCGACCTCTCCCCCCGCGGCATCCGCCTGGCGCTCGGCCTCAACAAGCCGATCTACGCCCGCACCTCCGCCTATGGCCATTTCGGTCGCAAGCCCGAGGATGACGGCGGCTTCTCGTGGGAACGCACCGACCTCGCCGACAAGCTCAAGTCGGCTCTGTCCTGA
- a CDS encoding methyl-accepting chemotaxis protein: MSIQAKLISSFGIVFLLVVALGGSSLYFLRAVNDVAREMRDDHLPNTEMLGKIQVLVLRQRVNGGRLITADTPELRASVTAQLKLRADQMREIQTAYVPRLETVEEKALYKAFETQWSAYLALQEGIAAEAQAGKLAEAQRTYNTTMSTGISSVLAELQKLVDYEARVARESGAHAQATYDNALVFSFVLVGLAAAIAAGAAIMLAVGVSRPLRRMVSAMDRLAQGNTDIAVPGIDRGDEVGAMAKAVIVFKDNIIRTRILEVETEAARAGAEAQRRAAMIDMANQFELAVGGIVTQVSAAATELQATAGSMSATATQTAQRSTNAATAADTASANVTTVASAAEELGSSVQEIGRQMQGSANLSQRAVSEAASTANLVRDLSESTARIGDVVSLISMIAGQTNLLALNATIEAARAGEAGRGFAVVASEVKALASQTAKATEEITGQIARIQASTDLAVTAIAGITQRIREIDDVSASIAAAVEEQGAATYEIVRNVTEASAGTKEVTHNVNAVAAAAEETGAASAQVLASASELSLQFNTLDTAMSRFLTTIRAA, from the coding sequence ATGTCTATTCAAGCAAAGCTCATTTCCAGCTTTGGGATTGTTTTTCTATTGGTGGTGGCACTTGGCGGGTCGTCCCTTTATTTTCTGCGTGCCGTCAACGACGTGGCGCGGGAAATGCGAGACGATCACCTTCCGAATACCGAGATGCTCGGCAAGATCCAGGTTCTGGTTCTGCGGCAGCGGGTCAATGGCGGGCGGCTGATCACTGCGGACACACCCGAATTGCGGGCCAGCGTGACCGCTCAGCTCAAGCTGCGCGCCGATCAGATGCGCGAGATCCAGACCGCTTATGTGCCTCGCCTCGAAACAGTGGAAGAGAAGGCGCTGTACAAGGCGTTCGAGACTCAATGGTCTGCCTATTTGGCGCTGCAGGAGGGCATCGCCGCCGAAGCCCAAGCCGGAAAACTCGCCGAGGCTCAGCGCACGTACAACACGACCATGTCGACGGGGATCAGCTCTGTTCTGGCCGAGCTTCAGAAGCTCGTCGATTATGAGGCGCGCGTCGCTCGCGAGAGCGGCGCTCATGCCCAGGCGACCTATGACAATGCCCTGGTCTTCTCCTTCGTCCTCGTTGGCCTGGCTGCCGCGATCGCTGCCGGCGCCGCCATCATGCTCGCCGTCGGTGTGAGCCGACCCTTGCGTCGGATGGTTTCGGCGATGGACCGCCTCGCTCAAGGAAATACCGACATCGCGGTGCCGGGCATCGATCGCGGGGACGAGGTCGGCGCGATGGCGAAGGCGGTGATCGTATTCAAGGACAACATCATTCGCACCCGCATCCTCGAAGTGGAGACCGAAGCTGCGCGGGCCGGCGCCGAAGCCCAGCGCAGGGCGGCAATGATCGACATGGCCAACCAGTTCGAGCTCGCTGTCGGCGGCATCGTCACCCAGGTCAGCGCGGCCGCCACCGAGTTGCAGGCCACGGCGGGCAGCATGAGCGCCACGGCCACGCAGACCGCCCAGCGCTCGACCAATGCCGCCACCGCTGCGGACACCGCATCGGCCAACGTCACGACGGTGGCCTCGGCGGCGGAGGAGCTCGGCTCATCGGTCCAGGAGATCGGGCGCCAGATGCAGGGCTCGGCCAACCTGTCGCAGCGTGCCGTGAGCGAGGCCGCCTCGACCGCGAACCTCGTGCGCGATCTCAGCGAGTCCACCGCACGCATCGGGGATGTGGTGTCCCTGATCTCGATGATCGCCGGGCAGACCAACCTGCTCGCCCTGAACGCCACCATCGAGGCAGCGCGGGCGGGCGAGGCGGGCAGGGGTTTCGCGGTCGTCGCTTCCGAGGTGAAGGCGCTGGCGAGCCAGACCGCCAAGGCCACCGAGGAAATCACAGGCCAGATCGCAAGGATTCAGGCGTCCACCGACCTCGCGGTGACCGCAATCGCCGGGATCACCCAGCGTATCCGTGAGATCGACGACGTCTCGGCCTCCATTGCCGCCGCCGTGGAGGAGCAGGGGGCGGCGACCTATGAGATCGTCCGCAACGTCACGGAAGCTTCGGCCGGAACCAAAGAGGTCACCCACAACGTCAACGCAGTCGCTGCGGCTGCCGAGGAGACGGGTGCAGCCTCCGCTCAGGTTCTCGCTTCGGCCTCCGAATTGTCGCTGCAGTTCAACACCCTGGACACGGCGATGTCGCGGTTCCTCACCACGATCCGAGCAGCATGA